Below is a window of Campylobacter canadensis DNA.
TTCAAAGTTATTTCAATGAAGTTTTTATAAAAAAGAATAATTTTAATAATAATGTAAATAATTTTGAAAAAATTGGCTTAAATATTCTAAAAATCAGTAAAAAGCAACTAGAAAAATTTAAAACTAGCAATATCGCTCAAGGTATTTTAAACGACTTAGATAAAAGTGATGCAATAGCTAATGAATATGGCACACCAAGCTTTATTGTAAATGGAAAATACATAATAAATCTTAATGCGGTTCATAGTGTTGATGATTTTGTAAATATTATTAATGAAATAAATGAAAAATAAGCCTTTGTGGCTTATTTTAAAATAACAACTTCAGGAATTAGCTCAATGCTAAATTCTTTAAAAACTTTTTCTTTACATAGTTCAATTAAGCTATAAGCATCATCAAAACTAGCCTTATTAAAATTAATTAAAAAATTAGCGTGTTTTTCACTGATTTTAGCCCCACCAATGCAAAAGCCTTTTAAATTGCATTTATCAATTAAATACCCAGCACTATAATTTTGCGGATTTTTAAAAATAGAACCAAAACTAGCTCCGCTTGGCTGATTTGCTCTCATATTTTTAAAAAGTTCAAGCTTTTCTAAACTAAAAGAATTTTCTTTTTTTAATTTTACTGCAAAAATATGCCCTGTAATATCACTACACCTATATGAAAAATTAGCACCTTGCCACACACCATCAATATTAAGTTCTAAGATATAATTAGCTATTTCAAATTCTTTCATTCCTGCATTCATTTTGCAAAGTCCGCCCATTTGACCTGGTAATGAACTTAAAAATTCAAAATTAGCAATATCATTCTTTTTAGCGTATTTATATAAATCATAAGCCTTAGTTTTTGCACCTACTTCTAAATAGTCTTTACAATCTTTAATATAAGCAAACTTATCATCTAAAATTGCTAAATTACTAGCATTATTTATTAGCATATTTGAAGCAAGTCCTATTAAATAATAATCGCTCTTACAAGCTTCTTTTAAGACTGCGACTTCAATCTTATTACCAATATTTACGCTTGAATACTTTGAAAAATCAATTATCATAATCGCCCTGTATGCTTAATAGCTCAAAATAATCTTTTTGTAATTTTGCATTTTCTTGATTTAGTTTATAAATTTGATTTTGCAAAGCATTTGTCCTTTCATTTAAATCTTGCAGCACCTCAACTGAAGAATTTCCAAAAAAAATTAAACCAAAATAAATTCCAAAAAAAACTGCAATAACAATCACAAAAAAGGCTTGTAAAATTAAGCCTTTTTTGCTTTCTTTTTTATAATTTATTTCATTTATTTTTGCTTGAGTTTCTAAAAGCTCTTGCATAAATGCTCAATTTCTAAAAGTCTATTATATTTTGCTGTTCTTTCGCCTCTTGCAGGTGCTCCTGTTTTAATATATTTGCAGCACATTGAAAAATCAGCTATAAAACTATCTTCGCTCTCTCCACTTCTGTGCGACATAATACAATTATAATTATTTTTCTTAGCTAAAGTAATTGCATCAATTGTTTGAGAAATTGTACCTATTTGATTAGGTTTAATTAAAATTGCATTTGCTAAACCTTCATCAATGCCCTTTTGCAACAATTTTACATTAGTAACAAATAAATCATCGCCAACTAATTGAACCTTATTTTTAAGTTTAGCGCTTAAATGCTTCCAGCCTTCATAATCTTCTTCTGCTAAAGCATCTTCAATACTTAAAATAGGATATTTATTTACTAGCTTTTCATAAATTTCACTCATTTGCTCATAGCTTTTTTTGTCATTTTCATAAGTATAAAAACCATCTTTATAAAATTCGCTAGATGCAACATCTAATGCTAAGCTTATTTTACCACTAAAACCAGCTTTATTAATTGCTTCAAGTAATAATTCAATTGCTTCTTCATTAGACGATAAATTAGGTGCAAAACCACCCTCGTCTCCTAATGCAGTATTTAAACCTTTTTGTTTTAAAATATTTTTTAAAGTATGGTATGTTATTGCGCTTGCAAACAACTTTTCTTTAAAACTTTCAAAACCAGTTGGAAGTAGCATAAATTCTTGAATGTCAATATTATTATCTGCGTGTGCTCCACCATTTAAAACATTTAGCATAGGGGTTGGAAATTCATAAAACTGACCGCATAAATATTCATATAAAGCTAAATTATGTGCTTTTGCTGCAAGCTTTGCAATGGCCATTGAAATACCTAAAGTTGCATTCGC
It encodes the following:
- the eno gene encoding phosphopyruvate hydratase, whose protein sequence is MKIAKIDALEVLDSRANPTVKVIASLDNGLSASAIVPSGASTGINEALELRDGTNEFFGKRVQKAVNNVKALSAGILGLRVDEQRLIDEHLLKVDGTSNYSSVGANATLGISMAIAKLAAKAHNLALYEYLCGQFYEFPTPMLNVLNGGAHADNNIDIQEFMLLPTGFESFKEKLFASAITYHTLKNILKQKGLNTALGDEGGFAPNLSSNEEAIELLLEAINKAGFSGKISLALDVASSEFYKDGFYTYENDKKSYEQMSEIYEKLVNKYPILSIEDALAEEDYEGWKHLSAKLKNKVQLVGDDLFVTNVKLLQKGIDEGLANAILIKPNQIGTISQTIDAITLAKKNNYNCIMSHRSGESEDSFIADFSMCCKYIKTGAPARGERTAKYNRLLEIEHLCKSF
- a CDS encoding UDP-N-acetylmuramate dehydrogenase, which encodes MIIDFSKYSSVNIGNKIEVAVLKEACKSDYYLIGLASNMLINNASNLAILDDKFAYIKDCKDYLEVGAKTKAYDLYKYAKKNDIANFEFLSSLPGQMGGLCKMNAGMKEFEIANYILELNIDGVWQGANFSYRCSDITGHIFAVKLKKENSFSLEKLELFKNMRANQPSGASFGSIFKNPQNYSAGYLIDKCNLKGFCIGGAKISEKHANFLINFNKASFDDAYSLIELCKEKVFKEFSIELIPEVVILK